The following are encoded together in the Octopus sinensis linkage group LG15, ASM634580v1, whole genome shotgun sequence genome:
- the LOC115219943 gene encoding DC-STAMP domain-containing protein 2-like yields MMFVQKTLKAIQLNISLRRLAKAKRRAVKLHEECCIRKKENLKPGSYYEQFCSLSLWFLFGSIVNLFLYLVLIYHVETTLWTAVIICFCAGFVLCLVLPYSVAVRCTILLAAPGFFTSKGRSFLILYAFMLTLNQPVANFSNNIVVMTEAMTCGQEVAYNQTERLIAIALNPLSGIIGGIEEFVNTINRYSRMAQQAFLSMKKGIEELVASINNIFSWLGNIVNVCNERMLDPFRKCTRAFKLARNNCVRTVLPEFVKLCNIVTFFKSICHLARIGEMLCSLTEVLKKLVLRTFAAPVSIAIQNLYDMFYFKIKIDYEYQVSMEQTKSYSQVKKDVLREVKEKLSMYFTKLEFIKFVTDLMLIIVFVKAYRYRIKYLSKDKFDNIYISKNLYDIDYIKGIQSKETLLPLKRSEKQNYISSTSLRLTCQEKRKFCKGFVFFLITSSTILFHLFCDYGLFWILELVRKSFSMKVDVEELSHVQVHVSGKGPYADMYKSLISIFGPLASNDVKNLTLCLPNPTEPNYEVYKTISMIMGLCLISVVFEGYGRRLRHIVCDEFYPVRAKERAVWLYSNLLVQRGSLEKFLRRKMRLDYRSSMDAKNISWKGKLAARCPPVRRLLEILGFEIKYCLGCSADGKISDRVNFKHCENESCKAVYCLDCYYDIHNTCTVCMKPIDYADLSDVSDERDSSECDAENAYQSEQNKKKLQAKVAMEQENIARNNRLQRRKSQAILQKAYDLIMMEYRPLKERTRCNYRYR; encoded by the coding sequence ATGATGTTTGTGCAAAAAACGTTGAAAGCCATTCAGCTGAATATATCATTACGTCGTCTTGCGAAGGCTAAGAGAAGAGCTGTGAAGTTACATGAAGAATGTTGTATCCGTAAAAAAGAGAACTTAAAGCCAGGTAGCTACTATGAACAGTTCTGCTCGTTGTCGTTATGGTTCCTGTTTGGTTCTATAGttaatctttttctttatttggtGTTAATCTATCATGTTGAAACAACCTTATGGACAGCGGTCATAATTTGTTTTTGTGCTGGGTTTGTGCTTTGTTTAGTTTTACCATACTCGGTGGCCGTTCGCTGTACGATCCTTTTGGCTGCCCCGGGATTTTTCACAAGCAAAGGGCGATCGTTTCTGATTCTGTATGCTTTCATGCTCACTCTGAATCAACCAGTGGCCAATTTTAGTAACAACATTGTCGTGATGACCGAGGCAATGACTTGCGGCCAAGAAGTTGCCTACAATCAAACAGAGAGACTTATAGCCATCGCTTTAAATCCTTTATCTGGGATTATCGGTGGGATTGAGGAGTTTGTGAATACAATCAATCGCTACAGTCGTATGGCACAGCAAGCATTTCTGTCAATGAAGAAAGGAATCGAAGAACTAGTTGCCTCAATAAATAATATCTTTTCTTGGCTTGGCAACATAGTGAATGTTTGCAATGAAAGGATGCTCGACCCTTTTAGAAAATGCACGAGGGCTTTTAAATTGGCTCGTAATAATTGTGTTAGGACGGTGCTACCAGAATTTGTGAAATTGTGCAATATTGTAACCTTTTTTAAAAGTATATGTCACTTAGCAAGAATTGGCGAAATGTTATGTTCTCTTACTGAAGTACTCAAGAAGCTTGTGCTTCGAACGTTTGCCGCTCCAGTTAGCATTGCAATTCAGAATTTATATGACATGTtctactttaaaataaaaatcgATTACGAATACCAAGTGTCTATGGAGCAGACGAAAAGTTACAGTCAAGTGAAAAAAGATGTGCTCCGTGAAGTCAAAGAAAAACTGAGCATGTATTTTACAAAATTGGAATTCATCAAATTTGTCACAGACTTAATGCTAATTATTGTGTTCGTAAAAGCTTATCGTTATAGAATTAAATACCTGAGTAAAGataaatttgataatatttaCATTTCGAAAAATTTATATGATATTGACTATATAAAAGGGATTCAGTCGAAAGAGACACTACTTCCATTGAAGAGATCTGAGAAACAAAACTATATTAGTTCCACTTCGTTAAGGCTAACTTGTCAAGAGAAACGAAAATTCTGTAAaggctttgttttctttttaattacttCTTCCACCatacttttccatttattttgtgATTATGGCCTCTTCTGGATCCTGGAACTAGTGCGCAAGAGTTTTTCAATGAAAGTTGACGTCGAAGAACTGTCACATGTTCAAGTACATGTTAGTGGCAAAGGGCCGTATGCAGACATGTATAAATCTCTGATATCCATTTTTGGTCCCTTGGCAAGCAATGATGTGAAAAACCTTACTCTTTGTCTCCCTAATCCAACTGAACCCAATTACGAAGTATACAAAACCATCAGCATGATTATGGGCTTGTGCCTAATATCAGTGGTTTTTGAAGGCTACGGGCGACGACTACGCCATATTGTCTGTGATGAATTTTATCCAGTTCGTGCCAAAGAAAGAGCAGTGTGGCTCTATTCTAATCTCTTGGTACAACGGGGGAGTCTAGAAAAGTTTCTACGGCGGAAAATGCGTCTTGACTATCGAAGTTCTATGGATGCAAAAAACATCAGCTGGAAAGGTAAACTTGCAGCAAGATGTCCTCCGGTTCGGCGATTACTTGAGATTCTGGGGTTTGAAATCAAATATTGTTTAGGATGCAGTGCAGATGGTAAAATAAGTGACAGAGTGAACTTCAAACATTGTGAGAATGAAAGCTGTAAGGCTGTGTATTGTTTGGATTGTTACTATGATATCCACAACACTTGTACGGTGTGTATGAAACCAATTGATTATGCTGACTTGTCTGATGTGAGTGATGAGAGAGACTCCAGCGAGTGTGATGCTGAAAATGCTTACCAATCTGAGCAGAATAAGAAGAAATTACAGGCAAAAGTTGCCATGGAACAAGAAAACATTGCAAGGAACAACCGTCTTCAACGACGTAAATCTCAAGCAATTCTGCAGAAAGCTTATGACTTGATAATGATGGAGTACAGACCTTTAAAAGAGAGAACCCGATGCAATTACAGGTatagatga